The sequence acatacatacatatatatatatatatatatatatataaattttaaatttttttatcacAGGTAGTGTTAAGTTTGCTaacgaaaactaaataaaaatattttcgtcaTCACACATTTTTCATCGGACGAAAATTTGACTTGATTAGACTACAActccattaataaacaataattaggactaaatcagtatgcattttcgtcaactaatAAAGACAAGATGAAAATTTAACCCAAATTTAGTTCACGAACCTAAGATGAGATGAAAAAGCTAGCGAGTACAATGTATCATTAATGCAACAGCTATAGGCTAACATTCAAACtagaccgctaactaatgctagctaacttactagcttgtcGCTGTTATTGTGTGTGAAgctgttttaaataaaaagatgaCAGAACATTTTATGTGATGCAGTTTTAGATTAGATGGAAATTTCAAAATTATATTCTGACAACAAAAACGTAAAAGGGTGAAAAATTATTGTCCTCACTAAAATAAGACTAAAATGTAGACAGTTGTAgatgaatgaaattgttttcGTGGACTAAAATAATGACTAAAATGATCAACTTATAGTTCACTAAaagttaaaaattaacaagtgttaCTGAAAGTGGACGAAAACTaagactaaatttcaaaatggctgatGAAATCAACACTAATCGCAGGTGACCCCACAACCCTAAAATCCCAACATAGTTCTTCTGGATCGCAGAAGGATACATTCAGCGACCTAATATTTCCAGACAGCTCACAATCAGTCAAACATGTTGATGAGATGTGGCGGTCGACATGTGTGACCTTTCCTTCGGCCGTGTTGCGACCAGTGTTTCAGAAAGACGCCTGCCATTGGAAACTGAAGACAGAAGTGTGCTTCTCATATTTCAACTGCGACAGGAACAGCCACACATCTCCACTGAAAATCTATTCCAATTTAAGATATACTAAccctaccaaaaaaaatctggttGAATGTAAATCAAGTGGCGAATTTGATTGTAGGCATTATGTGAGAATGTGACCATGTGCAAGTATTTTTAACAAACCTTTTCCACGATTATAAGATCTCCCACTTGAATGTTGCTGCTTTTGATCTTTGCTGTGCctaatagggggaaaaaaaatagagaactCATTAAGCGGTAAAACGTATAAACCATATCTCGGAAATCAAATAGTAGTAGTGCCAGCTGCTTTCCCGCATGCTTCAACGGTCACCCCACTGAAGTTTGGGGGAAGTAATTTTCCATGCAGATCTGAAGGAATGCTGGGGGAGTTGAGCTTTTCTCTCTCATTCCATTTGGAATTAACAGGCAAATTTGTTTGGAGGAGATCACTGACCCCTGACCTCTGTCGTGACCTCTGGCCAATGCATATGCAAGACATTAAGGCACATATAATATCACTATGCGTCGGGGTTCATGGGAATTCACATTTCTTCTTTGTCTCATTGTGACACCAGAGTTATGCTAAGACGTGTGCACACAATTGCATTCAAtcagaaattaaaataatttaagatTATCATCATAAAGGTTTGATGGCGATGTGTTGCACACATTATGGTGACTGGAGCAAAACAAGTGTGCAAGGGGCGGGCAGTCATTGTGTTTATGGCTAAAACAAGCTGCCACATCAAAGTGGCCGAGTGATGGAAACCACAAGAGGTCTTCTGCTTTTTTACTGTTGCTCGCACTTTATACCGTGTATGCTCACTTTTATGTCTCTGCTTTGAATTACACACCCTCCGCCCCAATAAGTTTAAACGGGGCCACTTGAAAAGTAGGAAAGGCGGCTCAGGTGGCAGCATGGGTGCAGAAATAAGCATTCTTACAGTCCGATATATATTATAAGACAACTTTCCTGTCGACTCTCATGAGAGCAGACTTAAAAGTATGAGGTGCCGTCTGGGCCATATTTCAGGATTAGCTCTCACACATATAACTGAAAAGCTCTTTTAAAAACAccactgaaatgttttttgctCATACACGCTAGTAAAATGTGTTCATACGTACTAGTGAAATATGCTCATAAACACCATTGAAACTCTCTCATACGCACAGGTAAAATAGTCTCACAGTCACCACTGAGATGCTCTCATACACACTAGTGAAATACAATCATATATACAAGTAAAATACTCTCATAAACGCAACTGAAATGCTCTTATAAACAGtactgaaatgttttttgctCACACACACTAGTGAACATTTCAGTACTGTATATAAGAGCATTTCAGTTGTTATATTttactgaaatgtttttgttcacaCACACTAGTGAGCATTTCAGTTCTGTTTATAAGAGCATTTCAGTTGTTATATTttactgaaatgttttttgtttacacACACTAGTGAGCATTTCAGTTCTGTTTATAAGAGCATTTCAGTTGTGTTTATGAGAGTatttcactgattttttttttggtcacaaacACACTAGTGAACATTTCAGTACTGTTTATAAGAGCATTTCAGTTGTTCTGAGAGTATTttactgaaatgttttttgctcacacacacactactgaCTATTTCCGTACTGTTTATAAGAGCATTTCAGTTGTGTTTATGAGAGTATTttactgaaatgtttttttgcccACCTCTTGTCGATAGCTTGCTGTAGATCTGCGAGTTCACTTCTTTGTCTCGGATGTAGCATCTTATTTCATCAACGGCCTCTCGAATGATGGTGATGGTCAAGACCAGACCCTGAAATGAAAATCACACTTCCAAGATGACTCATGGACATCAACTGttgttaaaagaaaagaaagaatcaTCACATTGACGGAAAAGTGACTAATTGACCAAAAGAGTTGACGAAAGGCTACAAACCAAAGGGACCCAGTAGGTGTACAGGTCACCCAAGCGTAGCTCATCCACAAACTGAGAGCAAGCCAGCAGCAAGAAGTACAAGTTGAAGAAGTACTTGAACTGATTGAAGAGCACCTGTAGGGAAACAATTACggtactcgattattaaaatagttgttgattaattttgacagctctaaatgaGACAATAAAGTGGGGTTGCTTTCACACTTATTATTCAAACTGAAAATACATTAAATGATTTCAATACGCAAAACAGCTTACTGAAATGCATTGTGCTCAGAGGTTCAACTAACATTAATTGCAGAAATGACCAGAGTAGACTACTAAAATGTGTCTCCCTATCTAGGAACTAGAGCATCATCTTCCACCAGTATCACACTCACACAGGcatccactttatttctatagcgcattttataaacaaacgcgaatggctggcaaccagtccagggtgtaccccgcctactgtccaaagccagctgagataggctccagcaccccccgcgacccttgtgaagaataagcggtcaagaaaatggatggatggattttataaACAAATGTTTCCAAAGTACTGCACATTGAGATCTGCACACTGACCATACACATAAAGTCTAGTAAaaacaattagaaaaaaaaaaaaaagtcactaaaaatactaaaatagaataggtcaaataaataaatacataaataaataattgaaaaaaacaaaaacataaaaagaccCCGAGGAACACACAATTCACAGtgaactaaaaacaacaattaacACTAAAGTTACAACCTCACTCAGTTCGATTGACACCAATGTGAGAGATTACTAGCATGACAAAGTTGAGATCTGAGTGCAGGCAAAGAGGCCAAATGCTAAAACACAGACAACAATAACAAActagaggaaagaaaaaaaagaaaaaaaaggcaccattttgcattgcaaaaaaacaatttgctcTTGTCTCTTTCTttggcaaacaaaaacaatagcaACTTTCACTATCTTACTGAAGTTCTTAAGACAACTGAGCATATCTAGAAAGCAAATGTTTATGCAAATCACACAAACGAATCACAAGAACAAACAGCACAGCAACCCCATCCTAGAGTCCCTACTTTCACTCCTACTCAGGCACATCGGTTTTTGACTATCACTATACTAAGGCACAAGGTACCCTCCTAAGCTGGTTTGTTGTTGTAATACAGTATGTGTCCGACTTCTGAATCATATGGATGGAAATATACAAGTGTTTTTTGGGAGGTGGAATCGTGTGGTGACCGTTGAGTGAAACTAACCCCAGGCAGGAAGGTGAAGAAGTTGTACTTCTGGTTGTTAATGACATTCCGGGGGTACCTCTGCTCCCGCTTTTCTGGATGGCCGAGCCACACAGTGCGGGGACGGAAGTCGCACATGCCGCAGCATTTGGACCATGGGCAGCACCTGAGACGAAGGAGCCAGTTAATAACTTTCCTGTCAATAATTCACACACAACATGTCAAATTTCAAACagctataaataaacttgattttCATGCATTTGAGACACtgcaaaatgtataatgtagaaTGATAACCACTACACTGAATTTAATATGCGTCTTTAAAGCAAATACACAAACTCAGACACATAAAATACTATAGAATAActcaaattttaaattaaaaaaatttttttacttgtatggCTGTGTACATGGTTCAACTCAAGACTTGCTGCTAATTAATTCACCGTCACATCTTGAGTTAATGTGttgccacaaacaaaaacaacacagagGGTTCAACTGCATGTCCATaaagtgaataaaaaaagtaatttcatcAGGAAATGGGTGACCACTACTAAAGTTCAAGCCAACGTTCCACATGAATGAACTCAGTGACCTCAAGATTAATTAATAACTACATTGTGAGTTATaaacctggggaaaaaaatacagtgtAACCAAATTTagaatttgaacaaaatatctAGGAAATATAGGCTATTAAACAGCACAAAAACCTGTAGGTCGTGTGAGCCATCACGTACATAGCTCAGGTCACCGAGCACCATAGAATTAACTGAgtgttgattgatttgatttatttgttcatttttcctttcggacagcattgatgacaatcaaacattacatcatacagtttagacatataataaccgaaaagaaaaaggcctggcaggaagaagcataaagcttataaattcccgcccccatacaaaACTAGGACGCAAAAGAtcaagcaataaaaataaaaatcaacagagatgataaaatttccctcagttcatcaagtccatgaagttCGATTTCCAGTTGATTTCATTCGGAGACTTTTGATTCAAGCAGGTGGATTATTAAAagttcactcagttcatcaagtccaagTAGCAAGTTGTCGAGATGATTACTTTCGGAGACTTTTGATTAGGCCAATGGATTATTGAAAGTCAATCAGATCctcttcaccagtgatttgatcgcatATAGATCATGTCAAAAGATTCTTTCCGGTAGTTcgttgatcacttgttgattagtaccatgtggatcatcacagtccagcagctttagataactgggcatagCGAAGATAGTGTTCTTTGTCTTATTGCATTTTTATAAAGATCCTGTAATTTTAATTCAAAGATCTGTATCTAAAGATGTTGTATGTTTGACGATAATTGCTGAAAAGAACTAGTACTCAATTGTGGAGATTAGTCATGGCTTGATTAAAGGTTTAACTgtttaccttttaaaaaaaaaaaaaaaaaaaaaaaaagccaaagtttCTACCAGTGTCAAATGCACCAATATTGGCTGTCACCAGTAAGGGTGAGAGGACTTCTAAGCAGGGACAATATGATATGGCTGTATATCTCCAAATTGGCTGCAAAATGGTGCCAGTGgatactagttagccccaaggacaacatcagTAAGTATGGTACTGTcctaaaaatagctcatcagtgatgggacactgtgactCACTAATAAGAATTAACACAAGAATGTTCACATTTTAATGGCAAAAATTGCTCAGATATACAAATACATTGAGTTCTGCGCATGGTAAATCgaacaaattaaactaataATTCATGACAGTCTAATTTAATTTAACCATGGACGTGTATCATTGTTTTAGTAGtagtagataataaaaatggccacaaataaagtgcaattgtaaATCTAATCTAAGTGTAGCCATCTGGATTGTATCAGTATCGGATGTCATTACATCGTTCGATGTCATGCTGCTGCATTAGATGCCATCACTTTGAGAGACAAACGACATCTGAACAAGGCCTTCACCCCTTTTTTTAAAACGGTTAGCGTAAAAATCATATTCTTAggcagcttttttatttttaataataatcgcTCGAGGCCCGCATGTTGCTGCTCTTTGTACTGCGACATGAGTACGAAGAGGCAAATATTGACGTAGTCTTCTCGTGCACTTGCTGCACGCTCTCCCCGGAACAAGGATGTAAGCTAAAGCTAAAGCTAGCTGCTAAACAGTCACATTAGAACAACACTcccttttaaattaaaaaacaaaataaacaaagagTACTGTATATGACCAATTGTTTATCCAGCCAGTGTGCACATTCTCCTCCCCGTTGACGTTTCAAAACAAAGCAGCCGTTTGTGTGGAATGAAGATGGCTGAAGAACGAAAGCGTCAGGGCTGCTAAAATGAATGAGTGCGCCTCATTTCTACGAGCCTTACCCATGTCTGTGTTTGCTGTTGTTTCTCTTTGGCCGTCGGACGGGCTGCAGGGGGATGTTGTCGGTCATTCCGAAGAAAAGCCGCCGCGGGCACGCAGCCTGGCTGGGGCGTTTCTGATGTTCTGGGCGGAGGCTGTCACTTCACTTCTCACACCGTGCGGCTGACAGAGAGCCGAGTGGGACACACTAAAGAGAAAATGGGGTGGGGGAGACTCCCTCTTTGAAAGATGCGGTACTGTTGCTTCATTACTTTTTAGAACTGAATTGGCAATCACTGCAAATGATCAAGTTTCACCTAACTCTTTCAAAAAGTATATTAGACTAATACAAATATAATGTACTTTTGATCAGAACAATTATATGCCCTTTAAACAAAATGGCCGAAGGTACATATTTACATCGGCGAATTAACCCGTGCAtacttttgtgacattttttttgtttgtttggtggtCACTTTATGATTTTTCATATGTAAATAATATGCCTTAGCTCAGTCAATATTGGGAAACTAAGACGCACTGAAATTGAATAACAAATGAGGATGCAAAAATCACACCCAAGATGCAacatgattttttctttttataatatTAATTGAAAAGTGTACTTTACAGTTGATTTACCAGGTGACATTAATTTAAACGCGCTACCGGTACAGACAACCCCATTGCTGGGACTTCAATATGTGTGTATTTTCAATCATTAGTGAAGGACAAtgtctgtctgaaaaaaaaaagtgaggactTTATTGTTCAAAACCAGTAAACACAGTTGAAGGAAacatttggaaaaaacaaaacaatgcacaACTGTAAACAAGCCACACTGGCTCAACGTTGAATTGTAGAGACATCTTTGAAAAGCAGTTTTGACATGCTAACAAAAAAGGCACAACTTGGCAAATGTAAAATTACTAAGGAATGTACAGCAGGGACCTTCAATGGAACTCTGAGCATTCTGACTTGTGTAAAGTGTCCTGTGATACATTCATTGGAGTTCAACACAGCAGATTTAGagtagaaaatatatatatgtactgaAGAATGTATTGTGGGAGAAATGTAGTTAACGCTGAGAAAAAGGAGATGTTAGAGAACTAAAATCTAAATGAGGTAGATCTAACCCGCAAAACTCAAGCCTTGTgtattatcaataaattaaaatgctACAATTTGAAGACCATTTCATCTGAGCGCTGGCAAACCTCTGAGACAACATTGTAATTCTGCCCTTTGTCCCACTAAGACAGCTTAAGCAGTGAGACTGAGATGCAACAATAAATGTAACCGTATAAACCTCAAATAAAGTGCAGGCTGGACAATATTCTGCATTTGGAGCTCAGCCAACTATATTATGACACTGCTTTACAAGAAAACACAAAGGCAGCAGACAGAGTTCTGGATGTAAATCTCATACACAAGCAATGctacaaataataattaattctaCCAGAACTGTTAAATTAACCCTCTGGTGCATTGAAAGACAACAGCAACACACGCAATTCAAGTTAGGCACTTGGCAAGTAAACCCATTAGACATTTATCTGTTACTTACATCGTTCAAAACTAATATGTATGCAACAGGCAGGATATTAGAGTAACCAGTCCAAATGCCCATTCAATGTCAACTACTACACTACAAAAACATACTATGTCATAAAATAACTGGCACACAAGAGGAGGGAAAGTAGTCATTATGGACCAATACGGTTAACTACGCCAAAGTTATGAGCACTGAGAAACTGACCTGAAAAGTCAAGCCCTTAAAGTCCAAatccttcacaaaaaaaaatagatatatatatttaaaaaaaaaaaaaaaaaaaaaaaaaaaaaagacagttgaaattaAAGCAGTTTCAAGTAAAGTTTTACATTCAAACTTTTgagtggggggagggggaataCCCGTATATATTCATATAAAATACAACTACAGTAGTTACATTAAGTCAACTAAAAAGCAATACTATAGAATCAATTGAATGAGTGATGTGACAAGTTTGCTGGGGAAAATACCTATGCTGAATTCAACAAATGTACCTCATCTGTGAGAAGACATTCAGGGTCAGAGTTCAGGTGATTAATTAACTGCAATTTTCCCCTCCTCCATGAAATGTGGAAACTGGGATTTTGGTACACTGTCAGAGCTGTTTTTCTCAATTTCGGCCATGGAGCCAGGCAAGCCAGAGTGGGATCCGTCCATCTTCATGAGGCCTCCGGTGGATCCAATCAGCGGGGCGCCGCCAGCAGGGCTCCCGGGGAGGGGGATACCCCCCCCCTGGATGACAGAGATCTCGTTGGTCTTCATGGTCAGACCGCCACTAAAGGCCGGAGTGTACTGGGTCCACATAGATGGGTCAAAGTTCATGGGGGGAGCAGCAAGCTCTTTGGGGGCTTGCAACATTTCTGGTAACATCTTCGGCTCAGAGCTCATTGCCATAAGAGCCATGGGATTATCCAGGGATAGACGCTGACCACGTCTCGAGGAGTTGTTCCACATGTGGGTACCAATATGTacctgaaggggaaaaaaaactaagtaaATGACAAACCCATACATGTAGTACAGTATATGTGAGTATTTGATGATAAACAATCAATGAAAATGTGCTTTGCCAGAGCAATCGTTATGTTCACTGAAGTGTTTTTAACACATACAGTAGATAAGGCCAAAGACAATTTTCAGTCATTGGGGTTAAGAAAAACACATATAGTTAGGTTTGACTGGAAATACAAAGTTGTCATCAGAGAGTGATATTTGGCATTTAGAAGTCGGCAGTATTGACACTCATGGCAAATATACCTTTAGATTTCCCTTGGTGGTGAACGCCCGGCCGCAGATGTTGCAGGCAAACGGCTTCTCCCCAGTGTGGGTGCGCTCATGAATCTGCAAGGCGCTAGCAGATGAGAAGTTCTTCCCGCACACGTTACAAACATGCTGTTTGGAGGACCGACGAGGTACCGTGGGGACTGGCGAGGGTATGACTGTCCCCGGGGGTATTGGAGATGTAAACAAACCATGGGTGCCGATTGGGTTCTCTTGAGGAAGCTTCATCTCCAGACTTGATGGGATCCTCATGAAAGACATATTACTTGCAGCTGTTGATACAAAAAAGGAATTATATCCATTAAAAATCAATACAACTACAATATTTCCTAGATTGAGTAGCTCACCGTATTCTCCACTTGTGAACGGCACACTAGGTTCTTCTTTGATAACTTTTGGGATAAAGCTGCTTGAAGCTGTGAGGTCGAGAGCTCCACTTGATTCTGTTCCATCATGAGTTGGTCCTTCAAGGTCTGCTTTGTACCCGTTACGGGCAAACTCTTCCACAGCAGATTCTGGAGACCTGAGGCTACTAGTGTTGTTCATAGGAGAGGTGCAATGAAATGACATGGTAGCGTCAGAAACACCCGGGCTACGACCGTTCTGATATTCCTGCTCTCTGGGAACAGACGGGGATTCTTTGGGTGTCCGCTCGCTGTCAGACGGAGTGCTACCCTGTCCTTTTAGTGCAAGAGCAGAAGTGAGATTCTTCAAGACATCAAGGCTGGAAAAGATGGCGGGGCCAGCATGCTTCTGGTCATCTGTGGCAGACAGGAGAGAGTCAGAATTCTCGTTTGGCTTCTGAGAGTTCACCTCGGGTTCTCGAGCTTCCATGTTGTTTGCTTCAAAACCATTGAGGTCCAAAGCCTTTTCTTTTGAGTTGGAGGACTCTATTGTGTCATTGGCCTCAAAGTGGTTTTCCGGCACTGGGGTGTTGGGGATTTGGCCGCCCATGTGCATGCGAATGTGCTGCTGCAGAACCACAGCATTGGTAAACTTCTTCTGGCAAATGGGACAGGAGTGCTGCATTTTAAGAGGTGTGTTGGCCCTGTGCACCCCGTAATGGGCCTTCAGGTTGCCTTTGGTGGAGAAGGCACGGCCACAGATCTTACATTTGTATGGCCTCTCCCCGGTGTGTGTGCGGTAATGCATCTTAAGCGAGCTCTGGCAGCTGAGAATTCTGTGGCAGATGACACACTCGTTGGGATCGTTTGTCTTCTTTTCCAAGCAGTCCACCATCTGCTGAAGCTTTGCAGTGCCAGAGCTTTGCTCT is a genomic window of Festucalex cinctus isolate MCC-2025b chromosome 2, RoL_Fcin_1.0, whole genome shotgun sequence containing:
- the sall4 gene encoding sal-like protein 4 isoform X2; the encoded protein is MSRRKQANPQHINSDEPASTQNGILRDDPAQEIDEVKRLRMDQTRICNKCCAEFFDEAEFLEHEKNCIKSHQVLIMRDADGSEVTEEYSQGSPEGPASDHDDSRSSSHSLTAANSDQIERPEDESNIHTEEQEDMSVSPETHFQRSPEMQDPNTFEATTTDTQLSVSQTSSNTTALSSQDALQVIPVILEQLVCLQQQQLQQIQITEQIRIQVAMMTPQGLRSSVGAAMDPLKALGAHLSQQLSAAAALIGKRTGSQSLSMEAVKQGKVPLPSGTPTSVPAGLSAMTSKMDILKGIPDLAGRLPALLPESPAVVGFPGTFSGIQAGIDSKKAKGKLLNLPVEIKTGELYKHRCKYCGKTFGNDSALQIHLRSHTGERPFKCNICGNRFTTKGNLKVHFQRHKDKYPNITMNPHPVPEHLDSIPTSSGIPFGMSVPMEESNEIKPILGHPAAPGFHSSSLSGFKTFDGFSGGDPFPQRPSPSTSDGSPSVSNVFVHETGMDHPQKDAKELLGTLHHMNGNAMPGEQSSGTAKLQQMVDCLEKKTNDPNECVICHRILSCQSSLKMHYRTHTGERPYKCKICGRAFSTKGNLKAHYGVHRANTPLKMQHSCPICQKKFTNAVVLQQHIRMHMGGQIPNTPVPENHFEANDTIESSNSKEKALDLNGFEANNMEAREPEVNSQKPNENSDSLLSATDDQKHAGPAIFSSLDVLKNLTSALALKGQGSTPSDSERTPKESPSVPREQEYQNGRSPGVSDATMSFHCTSPMNNTSSLRSPESAVEEFARNGYKADLEGPTHDGTESSGALDLTASSSFIPKVIKEEPSVPFTSGEYAASNMSFMRIPSSLEMKLPQENPIGTHGLFTSPIPPGTVIPSPVPTIHERTHTGEKPFACNICGRAFTTKGNLKVHIGTHMWNNSSRRGQRLSLDNPMALMAMSSEPKMLPEMLQAPKELAAPPMNFDPSMWTQYTPAFSGGLTMKTNEISVIQGGGIPLPGSPAGGAPLIGSTGGLMKMDGSHSGLPGSMAEIEKNSSDSVPKSQFPHFMEEGKIAVN
- the sall4 gene encoding sal-like protein 4 isoform X1, giving the protein MSRRKQANPQHINSDEPASTQNGILRDDPAQEIDEVKRLRMDQTRICNKCCAEFFDEAEFLEHEKNCIKSHQVLIMRDADGSEVTEEYSQGSPEGPASDHDDSRSSSHSLTAANSDQIERPEDESNIHTEEQEDMSVSPETHFQRSPEMQDPNTFEATTTDTQLSVSQTSSNTTALSSQDALQVIPVILEQLVCLQQQQLQQIQITEQIRIQVAMMTPQGLRSSVGAAMDPLKALGAHLSQQLSAAAALIGKRTGSQSLSMEAVKQGKVPLPSGTPTSVPAGLSAMTSKMDILKGIPDLAGRLPALLPESPAVVGFPGTFSGIQAGIDSKKAKGKLLNLPVEIKTGELYKHRCKYCGKTFGNDSALQIHLRSHTGERPFKCNICGNRFTTKGNLKVHFQRHKDKYPNITMNPHPVPEHLDSIPTSSGIPFGMSVPMEESNEIKPILGHPAAPGFHSSSLSGFKTFDGFSGGDPFPQRPSPSTSDGSPSVSNVFVHETGMDHPQKDAKELLGTLHHMNGNAMPGEQSSGTAKLQQMVDCLEKKTNDPNECVICHRILSCQSSLKMHYRTHTGERPYKCKICGRAFSTKGNLKAHYGVHRANTPLKMQHSCPICQKKFTNAVVLQQHIRMHMGGQIPNTPVPENHFEANDTIESSNSKEKALDLNGFEANNMEAREPEVNSQKPNENSDSLLSATDDQKHAGPAIFSSLDVLKNLTSALALKGQGSTPSDSERTPKESPSVPREQEYQNGRSPGVSDATMSFHCTSPMNNTSSLRSPESAVEEFARNGYKADLEGPTHDGTESSGALDLTASSSFIPKVIKEEPSVPFTSGEYAASNMSFMRIPSSLEMKLPQENPIGTHGLFTSPIPPGTVIPSPVPTVPRRSSKQHVCNVCGKNFSSASALQIHERTHTGEKPFACNICGRAFTTKGNLKVHIGTHMWNNSSRRGQRLSLDNPMALMAMSSEPKMLPEMLQAPKELAAPPMNFDPSMWTQYTPAFSGGLTMKTNEISVIQGGGIPLPGSPAGGAPLIGSTGGLMKMDGSHSGLPGSMAEIEKNSSDSVPKSQFPHFMEEGKIAVN